The sequence CTTGAGCGTGCTCAGGACCACGGCACGCGCGTCGCGGATCAGGCCCTCGCTGGCTTTCTCGACGTTGAGGAAGTCGGCCCAGGAGAAGAGATCGGAGAGTCCGGCCACCAGGCGCCATTCCTCGGGCAGGACGGCCCCGGTGGCACGGTAGCCCTCGGCCACCGCTTCCGGAAAGCCTTCCAGCGCGCCCAGCGGGGCGCGCAGCAGGTTGCCCAGATCGAAGAAGGGCGTGCCGGCGAAGGCGAACTCCCAGTCCAGCACGGCCGCAAGCTGGTCTTCGGCGTCGATCAGCAGGTTGGCGCCGCCGAAATCGCCATGGGCGAGGCAGGGCCGTTGTGCCGGCCCGTCGAGCAGGCCGCCGTTGGCCCGCACGAATCCGAGCAGATCCTGCGTCAGGCCCGCGCCCAGTCGCGCAGCGCCCCGACCCCGCACGACCCAGGCGTCCAGGCAGGCCAGCAGGCCCTCCCGGCCCATGGGCACCGGATTGACAAGCTTGAGCCCGGCGTCGAGGAATCCGGTCTGCGGATAGGTCTGCGCGTGGATATGCGCCAGCGCCGCGCCGATCTGCCGTCCCAGGCCACGCCGAGCTGCCGCATCCAGTCCGGACGCCCGCAGTTCCAGCCGCTCGCCTTCGATCCACGCCATCAGGGTGCAGGGCAGGCCGACATCCGCGTCATGCGCTTCGAAGTGCAGCATCGCGGGCATCGGCACCCGTCCGCCGAAGCGCTCCGCCAGCAGCCATTCCTTGGCGCCGTCGCTCGGGCTGCGTACATGCATGCGCAGCAGCAGCTCGCGCCCATCGGCCAGCTCCAGCCGGTAGTTGGTATTGGCGAGCCCGCCCTCGGCCAGCGCCGCCTGGCTGAGCACCGCCCCCGGGCAGCCCCGTTGGACCATGCGGGTCAGCGCCGCGTGGTCCAGCGCCAGCAGCTCGGTCCGGCGGCTCCATGTGTTGCGATCGACCATCTTCGCCTCGCCTCCTCCACCAGAGTTTTAGATCCGGGCGCCCGCAGCCGCCGCGCTCGTTGTATCGTCCCGGGCAAACAGGACTCCGTTTTCGTTTACCTGCGCCTGGCACGGTAAACGAGAACAGGCGCCAGGGCGGCGGCCCACAGGCCGCATTGCCGCACTCCGTATCCGCGTAACGGGGGAAGCACAGATGACGTCAGGGCGCATTGCCGTCGTGATCCGTGAAATGGAAGGTCCCTTCCAGATGCAGCTCGTCCGGGCCATGCGGGACGTCGCCCGGCGCAACAATCTGGAAGTGATCTTCTTCCCCGGCCGGGGACTCGGTTCGGCCAGCGAGTTCGAGCGCCAGTTCGCAATCACCTACGGCCTGGCCGAGAACGCGCCCGTGCAGGGCATGATCGTGGTGGGTGGCACCCTTGGCCGCGATGCCGACCCGCATCTGGTGCGGCGCATGCTGGAGCGGCAGGTGGCGCAGCGACCCATGGTAGCGATCGGCAGCGACTTTGGCGTCGGCAGCCCGGTCGTGGTGGGTGACAACCGCGGCGGCATGCAGGCCCTGCTGGCCCACCTGATCGATCACCACGCCTGCCGGCGTTTTGCCTATCTGCATGGCGCGCGCGGCAGCGTCGACAGCGTCGAACGCTACGGCGCAGTCCGCGAGATCCTGGCGGACTACGGACTGCCCCTGCGCTCGGAGCTGGAGGCCTGGGGCGAGTTCAATACCGCCGACACGATGCTCGCGATGCCCGGCCTGATGCCTCACATCGGCGAGATCGATGTGCTCGTCTGCGCCAATGATGCGATGGCCCACGCGGCGATCCAGTTCCTCGCCGAATCCGGCATCCGCGTGCCGCAGGACGTCCGCGTAGTGGGCTATGACGATGCCCACGGCACGGGCGACCTCGCCCTGCCGATTACCTCGATCTCGCAGGACATCCCGGCGCAGGTCGAGCATGCGGTGGCGATACTGATGGCCCTGATGGCGGGCGAAACCGTGGGCAAGCACGAGGTCGTGCCGGCACAGCTCGCTGTGCGCACGACCTGCGGTTGCGGCTATCACCTGTACCTCGAAGCTGGCCATGTATCCGCCCCCGACTGGCTCCTGATCGCTGAACATGAACTGAGCGACAAGCTCGATGCGAGTGCCGCCTCGGACCGCGACTTCCTCGACCAGTTCGAACGACTCGCCGATATCGCAGTGCGACATGGACTGAATCGCCGCGATCTTGTCGAAAGCCTGCTGCGCGTCGCGGACAAAGCCGGTGAGGGCCTGCCAGAGCGTGCCGCGGCCATCCGTCGCCGTCTCGTGCTCGCCGCGGCCCTGCTCTGCGGCCTCGAACAGCGCGGCCTGAAGGAGGCACAGCCGCCCTTCCGGCTCAACAGCGAAACCTTCGCCGGGCGACTGCGCGAGGGCATGCGCGGGCAACGCCGGGACGACGTGCAGCAGGCGCTGCTGCAGACCCTGAGCATGGTCGGCGTGAAGACCGCTTTCGTCGTCACCTACGGCGGGGTCGGGCACGTCGATGCGCAGGGCAACACCAGCCTGCCGCTGGATGCGCGCCTGCTCTTCGCGATGCTCGACGGCAAGCTGCTGGAAGTCGACCACCAGGAATTCGCGACTGCCCTGCTCCTGCCCTGGCACGACATCCCGCGCGGCGTCCTGCCCTTGTGCGTGGTGCAACCGCTCTTCAACCACAACGACCACTACGGCTATTGCGTGTTCGCCCTGGACGACGACTGGCGCGTGTCGCTCGAAGAGTTGCGTGACGGCATCTCCTCGGTGGTGTGCGGCCGCCTCGTGATCGCCGAGATCGAGCGCGCCCGCGATCGCCTGCGCAACGATCTCGAACAGGCGCTGCACGCCCAGGATGCGCTGAACACGCAGGTCCAGCAGGACGACATGACCGGCCTCGCCAATCGCCGGGGCCTGATGCGGGCCTTGCAGACGCTTGCGGCCAGCGAGCCGACGCCGCCCTGGCTACTGCTCACTGACCTCGACGGGCTCAAGGACATCAACGACCGCTTCGGCCATGCCGAAGGGGACCGCGCGATCCTCGCCTTCGGCCAGTCGCTGCGCCAGAGCATGCCCGCCAGCGCGATTTGCGCGCGCCTGGGGGGGGACGAGTTCGCGGTGCTGCTGCCGCGCTGCACCGCGGCCGCCATGGCGACCCTGCATGACGCGCTGTTGCGCGAAGTCGCCGCGACCAACGCGGCGCTACAGGGCGCCTGGGAACTGGGTTTCAGCCACGGCCATTCGGCGCTGGCCGGCTTCGGCGTGGACGCCCTGGTCGAGGCGTTACGCAGCGCGGATGAACTGCTCTACCAGGAGAAGGCCGAGCACAAACGCCAACGCAACCGCGGCCCGGACCGCCGGACGGAGTCCCATTCGGGGGAAGTCTGAAACGAACGCCGAGCCCGCGGCGAGAGCGGGTGAGGCGCGCGGGCCAGGCGCGCCTCAGTGCAGGCGGGCAAGCATCCAGACGCTGGTGCTTGTCACAACGGCCGCAGCCGTCCAGACCATTGAGAACCAAGGCAGGCTGCGCAGGGTATCGATCGCGACTTTCATGATCATCGGGCTCCGTTTGCACGATGCCCTGAGACTCTCACCGCGCGCCGCCGGGCTCAGTCGGCCCACGGCGCAAGCACAGGTCGGCGACGACCTACGCGCGCTCAGGAAACCAGCATCGGCCGACGGCGGTCCGCCCCGGTTGCGCGCCGGTCCTCGCGGCCATCGTGGCCCCAGTGGCGCGCGGCCATGCCCGCATAGGCACGCCGGTCGGTGCGACGCCGGTCCATGTGGTGCTTGTAGCTGCAATGGCATCGCCGTCCATCGCAGTGCGGCAGGGGCAGCGGCGGAGCCTCCTCGGAGAGGAAGCGACGACGCCGCAGATTGAGCGCGCTGACGCAGGGCTCCGTACCGCATTCGATGCTGACCGCGTGCCATGGGCTGGGTCGCGGGCCCATGTCGCGGAGTGTCTGGTCCTCGCGCCGCAGGAAGCGGCGCAACACGTAGATGACGAGGATGGCGGCAAGTACGAACACCACTGTGTCCATCGAAGTCTCCTTGTGCTTCGGGGCGTTGCGGATGGCCGTGTGCGGCCAAGCGGACCCTTACGTTATAGCCGGCATCCCCGCCCGACAAGAAAGCTGTCGCGCGCTGGCGACGCGGCGGACGCGGTATCCCGACGTTGGCCGACCGCCGACAAAGGCTGTAGGACACCCGGCGTTTCTGCGCTTCTGGCCGCCGTGCTGGCGGGCGCCTGTGCCATGCTTGGCGCCAGAATGGCCCCCGTTATGCAGGACTGCGGGTGGGCCGATGTGAAGGACGGCGGAGGCGCGGCGGCGCTCCCGCGAACGCGGAGACATGCATGCGACGCCAGCCCGCCCTGGACGCCCTGCGCGGCATCTTCCTGGTGATGATGACGCTAACCCATCTGCCCGTGCCGCTGGGGCGTGCCGTCGGCCAGCCCCTGGGCTTTGTCTCCGCGGCCGAAGGCTTCGTACTGCTTTCCGCCTTCCTGCTCGGACTCATCTACGGCGCACGGCTCGCGCAGGACGGCTACCGCTCCGTCGCCCGCGCGCTGCGCCGACGCGCGCTCAAGCTCTACCTCTGCCAGCTCGGCCTGCTGATGCTTGCCTTCACCTGCATCGCGCCGGCCGGGCGCGAACTGGGCATCGCGGCGATCAGCAATCTGTTCGGCTATCAAGGCGCGCATCCGCTGCTGGCGGCCGTGGGCGGCGCGCTCCTGGTGCATGCGCCGCCGCTGCTCGACATCCTGCCGATGTACGCGGTCTTCGTGGCGCTCTCGCCTGTCGTCCTGCGCCATGCGCAGACGCGCGGATGGCGTGGCCTGCTCTGCGCGAGCGCAGCACTCTGGCTGCTCGCGCAACTGGGTCTCAAGACCTTCCTGCACAAGTGGTTCGTCACCACCACCGGCCTGCCCTTCCCCTTCAGTGCCACCGGCAGCTTCGACATCTTCGGCTGGCAACTCCTGTGGATGCTGGGCCTCTATCTCGGCAGTCGGCGTGCGCGTGGCGTGCGCGATACGCTGCCCGCGGATTCGGTGGTCTGGCGCTTGTGCCTGGTGCTCACGCTGTACTTCTTCGCCTGGCGCCACACGGTGGGCATCTTCCCCTTCGGCCACGACGGCAGCGCGCTCAATGTGCTGGCCGACAAGTGGACACTGGGACCGCTGCGGCTCGCCAACTTCCTCGTCCTCACCGCGCTGCTCTGGCGCTGGGGGCCGATGCTCGCGCCCTTCTTCACGCGCGGCCCGCTGGTGCAGCTCGGACGTCAGGCACTGCCCGTCTTCTGCACCCAGACCGTACTCAGCCTGATCGCCTTGGCCCTGATCGGCGACGAGCAGGAGCAGTTGTCCTGGCGCGCCCAGGCGGTCATCGTCAGTTTCTGCCTGGTGGTGCTCTATGGCGTGGCCCGTGCCGCGGAACTCCTCTCGGAGCGGCGCCGCATGCGCACCGCGGTGCCGGCGGCGTGAGCCGCGCGGCACCCGGTTCGGGCCTTACTGCAGGTAGGCCGGGAAGTGCGGCAGCGCTGCGAAGTCCTTGGGATCGTGCTGGATCACGACCCGCGCCTTGAGGCGCTTGGCGATCGCGTGCACCCGGTCGAGCGAGGCCAGCGAATCGGCGCGGTTGAAGTTGAAGGCCGGCACGCGGCGCTGGTCGTAGTTCGCGTGGGTGTGGGCCAGATCGCCCGAGAGGATCACCA is a genomic window of Niveibacterium sp. SC-1 containing:
- a CDS encoding phosphotransferase; its protein translation is MVDRNTWSRRTELLALDHAALTRMVQRGCPGAVLSQAALAEGGLANTNYRLELADGRELLLRMHVRSPSDGAKEWLLAERFGGRVPMPAMLHFEAHDADVGLPCTLMAWIEGERLELRASGLDAAARRGLGRQIGAALAHIHAQTYPQTGFLDAGLKLVNPVPMGREGLLACLDAWVVRGRGAARLGAGLTQDLLGFVRANGGLLDGPAQRPCLAHGDFGGANLLIDAEDQLAAVLDWEFAFAGTPFFDLGNLLRAPLGALEGFPEAVAEGYRATGAVLPEEWRLVAGLSDLFSWADFLNVEKASEGLIRDARAVVLSTLKLG
- a CDS encoding GGDEF domain-containing protein gives rise to the protein MTSGRIAVVIREMEGPFQMQLVRAMRDVARRNNLEVIFFPGRGLGSASEFERQFAITYGLAENAPVQGMIVVGGTLGRDADPHLVRRMLERQVAQRPMVAIGSDFGVGSPVVVGDNRGGMQALLAHLIDHHACRRFAYLHGARGSVDSVERYGAVREILADYGLPLRSELEAWGEFNTADTMLAMPGLMPHIGEIDVLVCANDAMAHAAIQFLAESGIRVPQDVRVVGYDDAHGTGDLALPITSISQDIPAQVEHAVAILMALMAGETVGKHEVVPAQLAVRTTCGCGYHLYLEAGHVSAPDWLLIAEHELSDKLDASAASDRDFLDQFERLADIAVRHGLNRRDLVESLLRVADKAGEGLPERAAAIRRRLVLAAALLCGLEQRGLKEAQPPFRLNSETFAGRLREGMRGQRRDDVQQALLQTLSMVGVKTAFVVTYGGVGHVDAQGNTSLPLDARLLFAMLDGKLLEVDHQEFATALLLPWHDIPRGVLPLCVVQPLFNHNDHYGYCVFALDDDWRVSLEELRDGISSVVCGRLVIAEIERARDRLRNDLEQALHAQDALNTQVQQDDMTGLANRRGLMRALQTLAASEPTPPWLLLTDLDGLKDINDRFGHAEGDRAILAFGQSLRQSMPASAICARLGGDEFAVLLPRCTAAAMATLHDALLREVAATNAALQGAWELGFSHGHSALAGFGVDALVEALRSADELLYQEKAEHKRQRNRGPDRRTESHSGEV
- the opgC gene encoding OpgC domain-containing protein, whose product is MRRQPALDALRGIFLVMMTLTHLPVPLGRAVGQPLGFVSAAEGFVLLSAFLLGLIYGARLAQDGYRSVARALRRRALKLYLCQLGLLMLAFTCIAPAGRELGIAAISNLFGYQGAHPLLAAVGGALLVHAPPLLDILPMYAVFVALSPVVLRHAQTRGWRGLLCASAALWLLAQLGLKTFLHKWFVTTTGLPFPFSATGSFDIFGWQLLWMLGLYLGSRRARGVRDTLPADSVVWRLCLVLTLYFFAWRHTVGIFPFGHDGSALNVLADKWTLGPLRLANFLVLTALLWRWGPMLAPFFTRGPLVQLGRQALPVFCTQTVLSLIALALIGDEQEQLSWRAQAVIVSFCLVVLYGVARAAELLSERRRMRTAVPAA